A part of Pantoea vagans genomic DNA contains:
- a CDS encoding YggS family pyridoxal phosphate-dependent enzyme, translating to MTSIQQNLQQVRQRIAAAAARCGRAPEEITLLAVSKTKPASAVEEAFAAGQIAFGENYVQEGVEKVQALAAHPELAWHFIGPLQSNKSRLVAEHFAWCHTIDRQRIAQRLNDQRPASLPPLNVLIQVNISDENSKSGIMLEAVSGLAEQIAALPQLRLRGLMAIPAAESDYQRQLAVCQQMAEAFRQLQQHYSGIDTLSLGMSDDMEAAIAAGSTMVRIGTAIFGARDYAHNSQQ from the coding sequence CAATCCAGCAGAACCTACAGCAAGTGCGACAGCGAATCGCCGCCGCTGCCGCGCGTTGCGGCCGCGCTCCGGAAGAAATTACCCTGCTTGCAGTCAGTAAAACCAAACCTGCGAGCGCGGTCGAAGAAGCCTTTGCCGCTGGCCAGATTGCCTTCGGTGAAAATTACGTCCAGGAAGGGGTTGAAAAGGTTCAGGCACTGGCCGCACATCCTGAACTGGCGTGGCACTTCATCGGTCCGTTGCAGTCCAACAAAAGCCGTCTGGTGGCAGAGCATTTCGCCTGGTGTCACACCATTGACCGCCAGCGCATTGCGCAGCGGCTCAACGATCAGCGGCCCGCCTCGCTGCCACCGCTGAATGTGTTAATTCAGGTAAATATCAGTGACGAGAACAGCAAATCTGGCATCATGCTGGAGGCCGTTTCCGGGCTGGCGGAGCAGATCGCTGCACTGCCGCAACTGCGGCTGCGGGGATTGATGGCGATTCCGGCAGCGGAGAGTGATTACCAGCGGCAGCTGGCGGTGTGTCAGCAGATGGCGGAAGCCTTCCGGCAGTTGCAACAGCACTATTCTGGTATAGATACGCTTTCGCTGGGAATGAGCGATGACATGGAGGCGGCAATCGCCGCAGGCAGTACGATGGTGCGTATCGGCACCGCCATTTTTGGCGCACGAGATTATGCGCACAACTCACAACAATAA